From Labeo rohita strain BAU-BD-2019 chromosome 18, IGBB_LRoh.1.0, whole genome shotgun sequence, the proteins below share one genomic window:
- the LOC127180810 gene encoding extracellular calcium-sensing receptor has translation MLLFLYTFLIFHHLQTKVENTLCRMMGEPKYPLFSKDGDVTIGGIFAVHSKETLPSFEFRQKPQPLSCSSVNLRDFRLAQIMIFAIEEINRSESLLPNVSIGYQIYDTCSSRLSSMSATMGLMNGPEFPVGERCNGQSSIHAIIGETESSATVILSRTTGPFKIPVISHSASCECLSNRKDYPSFFRTISSDYHQGRALAYIVKHLGWSWVGAVNSDNDYGNGGMAIFLNTAQKEGICVEYSVKFYRTEPEKLKKVVDTIKKSTAKVIVAFVSFLEMGLLIEQLTVQNITGFQIIGVEGWITSKNYINSNSFRVLGGSLGLALRKINFEGFSDYVIKAFWDTAFPCSHVERNISQYAVSCRRNQDLLDLKNYNEDVPEHRYSSHVYKAVYAVAHSLHNLLCKEQESCDKNLTMQPQQVVEGLKKINFTVKFGDHVWFDRTGATIAHYEVVNWQQDSDRSFQFKPVGYYDASLPPDQRFVLNSENIIWAGGHLKKPRSVCSESCPPGTRKAAQKGRPVCCYDCIPCAEGEISNETDSNNCKPCPGEYWSNAEKNKCALKAVEFLSFTDIMGIVLVFFSLFGVGLTVLVAILFYSKKDTPIVKANNSELSFLLLFSLSLCFLCSLTFIGRPTEWSCMLRHTAFGITFVLCISCVLGKTIVVLMAFKATLPGSNVMKWFGPAQQRLSVLAFTLIQVLICVLWLTISPPFPYKNMKYYKEKVIIECSLGSTIGFWAVLGYIGLLAFLCFILAFLARTLPDNFNEAKFITFSMLIFCAVWITFIPSYVSSPGKFTVAVEIFAILASSFGLLFCIFAPKCYIILFKPEQNTKQHVMRKTSTKTH, from the exons ATGCTTCTCTTTCTTTACACATTCCTTATTTTCCATCACCTTCAGACAAAGGTGGAAAACACACTTTGCCGAATGATGGGAGAACCTAAGTACCCACTATTTTCCAAGGATGGAGATGTAACTATTGGAGGAATTTTTGCAGTCCACAGTAAAGAAACATTACCTTCATTTGAGTTTAGGCAAAAACCTCAGCCTCTATCATGCTCCAG tgtaaatctAAGAGATTTCCGGCTGGctcaaataatgatttttgccattgaGGAGATTAACAGAAGTGAAAGTTTGCTCCCAAATGTTTCTATTGGTTACCAAATTTATGACACCTGTAGCTCAAGACTATCTTCTATGAGTGCAACTATGGGACTGATGAATGGACCAGAATTTCCAGTAGGGGAGAGATGCAATGGACAGTCTTCTATACATGCGATCATAGGAGAAACAGAGTCTTCTGCCACAGTGATTCTGTCCAGAACTACCGGACCTTTTAAAATTCCAGTG atAAGTCACTCAGCCTCATGTGAATGTCTCAGCAACAGAAAAGATTACCCGTCATTTTTCAGGACTATTTCTAGTGATTACCACCAAGGCAGAGCACTTGCATACATAGTCAAGCACTTAGGCTGGTCTTGGGTGGGAGCTGTGAATAGTGACAATGACTATGGAAATGGTGGAATGGCCATATTTCTGAATACAGCACAGAAGGAGGGGATTTGTGTAGAATACTCTGTAAAATTCTACCGAACAGAGCCAGAGAAACTAAAAAAAGTGGtagatacaataaaaaaaagcactgcAAAAGTGATTGTTGCATTTGTTTCATTTCTTGAGATGGGCTTATTAATTGAACAGCTGACTGTTCAGAACATTACAGGCTTCCAAATAATCGGAGTAGAGGGTTGGATAACCTCAAAGAATTATATCAATTCAAACAGTTTTCGTGTGCTGGGAGGGTCACTTGGTCTTGCACTGAGAAAAATTAACTTTGAAGGGTTTTCAGATTATGTTATAAAAGCATTCTGGGACACAGCTTTTCCCTGCTCACATGTTGAGAGAAATATTTCTCAATATGCAGTAAGCTGCAGGAGAAATCAGGATCTACTTGACCTAAAAAACTACAATGAAGATGTACCTGAACACAGGTATTCAAGCCATGTCTACAAGGCAGTTTATGCTGTGGCTCATTCACTGCACAATCTACTGTGCAAAGAACAAGAAAGTTGTGATAAAAACCTGACAATGCAACCACAGCAG GTGGTTGAGGgtctaaaaaaaatcaatttcaccGTAAAGTTTGGAGATCATGTGTGGTTTGACCGAACTGGTGCCACAATAGCCCATTATGAAGTTGTGAACTGGCAGCAAGACTCAGACAGATCATTCCAGTTTAAACCAGTGGGATACTATGATGCCTCATTGCCTCCTGACCAGCGCTTTGTCctcaattctgaaaacataatTTGGGCTGGAGGACATctgaag AAGCCAAGATCTGTGTGCAGTGAGAGCTGTCCTCCAGGCACTAGGAAGGCTGCCCAGAAAGGAAGACCTGTCTGCTGTTATGACTGTATTCCATGTGCAGAAGGAGAAATCAGTAATGAGACAG ATTCAAATAACTGCAAGCCGTGTCCAGGGGAATACTGGTCTAATgctgagaaaaataaatgtgcGTTAAAGGCTGTAGAGTTTCTGTCATTCACAGACATTATGGGTATAGTGCTAGTCTTTTTCTCACTCTTTGGAGTAGGATTAACTGTGCTGGTGGCCATcttgttttacagtaaaaaggACACCCCCATAGTAAAAGCTAACAACTCGGAGCTGAGCTTCCTGCTGCTGTTCTCATTGTCTCTGTGTTTCCTCTGTTCACTTACTTTCATTGGTCGACCCACTGAGTGGTCCTGTATGTTGCGTCACACAGCGTTTGGGATCACCTTTGTCCTTTGTATTTCCTGTGTTTTGGGGAAAACAATAGTGGTGTTAATGGCCTTCAAGGCTACACTTCCAGGAAGTAATGTCATGAAATGGTTTGGGCCTGCACAGCAACGACTCAGTGTTCTTGCCTTTACACTTATTCAGGTTCTTATCTGTGTGCTATGGCTAACAATATCTCCTCCATTTccctacaaaaatatgaaatattacaaggAAAAGGTCATTATTGAATGCAGTCTGGGTTCTACTATAGGTTTCTGGGCTGTTTTGGGTTATATTGGCCTACTGGCTTTCTTGTGCTTCATTCTAGCTTTTCTGGCTCGCACACTGCCTGATAACTTCAATGAAGCCAAATTCATCACATTCAGTATGCTCATATTTTGTGCTGTATGGATTACATTTATTCCATCTTATGTTAGTTCTCCTGGAAAATTTACTGTAGCTGTGGAGATATTTGCCATTTTAGCCTCAAGCTTCGGTTTACTATTCTGCATATTTGCACCTAAATGTTATATTATCCTGTTTAAGCCTGAACAAAATACAAAGCAACATGTGATGAGAAAAACATCTACAAAGACCCATTAG